In Halobacterium noricense, the genomic stretch GAACGCCTACGAACAACACGAACAGCACTACCCCGAACCCGGCTGGGTCGAACACGACCCCGTCGAAATCTGGGAGAACACGAAGGCGGTCGTAACCGAAGGCCTCGACGCCGCCGGCCTCGACGCCTCGCAGTTGGAGGGGCTCGGCATCACGAACCAGCGCGAGACCACCGTCGTGTGGGACGCCGCCAGCGGCAAACCCATCCACAACGCGCTCGTCTGGCAGGACCGCCGCACGACCGACCGCGTCGAGGAGCTCGAAGCGAACGGCACCGTCGAGGAAATCCGGGCGAAGACCGGCCTCGAAGCCGACGCGTACTTCTCCGCGACGAAAACCGAGTGGATTCTGGACAACGCCGAACCGCTGAAGCTCCAGACCTCCCGCACCCAGAACCTCCGCGACCGCGCTCGCGAGGGCGAACTCCTGATGGGCACTATCGACGCGTGGCTCATCTACAATCTGACCGGGAACCACATCACGGACGTCTCGAACGCCTCCCGGACGATGCTGTACAACATCCGGGACCTGGAGTGGGACGACGACCTGCTCGACGAGTTCGACGTCCCCGCCGAAATGCTGCCCGAGGTCCGGCCGTCCTCCGACGAGGACCTCTACGGGCACACCGACCCGGACGGCTTCCTCGGGGCCGAGGTTCCCGTCGCGGGCGCGCTCGGCGACCAGCAGGCCGCGCTGTTCGGACAGACGTGCTTCGACGAGGGTGACGCCAAGAACACCTACGGCACCGGCTCGTTCTACCTCATGAACACCGGCAACGAGGCCGTCGAGTCCGACCACGGCCTCCTCACCACCATCGGCTTCCAGCGCTCTGGCGAACCCGTCCAGTACGCGCTGGAGGGCTCCATCTTCGTCACGGGGGCCGCCATCGAGTGGCTCGAAGACGTGGACCTCATCAACAACGCCGCCCAGACCGCGGAGCTCGCGCGCTCCGCCGAGTCGACCGACGGCGTCTACATGGTCCCGGCGTTCACGGGCCTCGGCGCGCCCCACTGGGACGGGCGTGCTCGCGGGACCATCGTCGGGATGACCCGCGGCACGGAGAAGAGACACATCGTTCGCGCGACCCTCGAGTCCATCGCCTACCAGACCCGCGACATCGCAGAGGCGATGGAGGCCGACTCCGGCGTCGAGACCACGTCGCTGCGCGTGGACGGCGGCGCGGTGAAGAACAACTTCCTCTGCCAGCTCCAGTCGGACATCATCCAGACCAACATCGTCCGGCCGGAGGTCGACGAGACCACCGCGCTCGGGTCGGCGTACGCCGCCGGCCTCGCGGTCGGCTACTGGGACGACGTCGACGAACTGCGCTCGAACTGGCAGGTCGACCGGCAGTTCGAGCCCGAGATGGAGGAAGCGAAAGCCGACAAGATGTACGGCCGGTGGGACGACGCCGTCGACCGCTCGCTGGACTGGGCCCAGGAGGACTAACTCGTGTACGGGATTCTCCAACTGCCGGTCGTCGGCATGGAAGTCGAGCCGTTCGCCGTCCTCCTGATCACCGCGCTGGCGGGCGGCGCGTTCGGCGCGGGTAGCAGGCTCGCGGGAGCGGTCGACGAGCGCGTGTTCTACTCGCCCGCGCGGCACTCACGTCGACCCCGCCGCGATAGCCATCGCCGTCGTGATGTTAGTCCTCGGCATCCTCTACCTGCTGGGCGTCGTCCCGAACGCGGGGTACCTCGGCCTCTAAACCGCACCAACCCCGGTCCTTTTTACTGCGTGGTTGGTCCTGTGGATAACGAACACTTCCCTACGCCATGGACATCGACGCGCGAATAAAGCGGCGACAACGCCGGGACGAAGGCCCCCGCCTCGTGCAGGACTACGAGGCGCTGGCACCGGTCACGCACCTCGACGAGCCGTCGGATCGCGGTCCCGTGCTCGAACGGCTGCTGGACCACCTCGACCCAGTGTTCGACAGCCGCCTGCCGCCGAACGCGTACGTCCACGGCCCGTGCGGATCGGGAAAGACCGCGGTCGTCACCGCGCTGTTCGGCCACCTCGAACGACTGTCCACGCAGACGCAGTCCGTTATCTACACGAGCACGCGCGCGGGGTCGCCAACCACGCCGGGGTTCGTCTACGTCGACGCCCGCGAGACGAACAGCGAGTTCGCGTTCTACCACCACGTGCTGGACGCGCTCGTCGACGAGCGCGTCCCCGAGCACGGCATCGGCACCGAGGAGATACGCGACCGCCTCCACGAGCGCGTCGGACAGTCGCGGGGCGGCGTCGTCGTCGGTGTCGACCACGTCGGCGCGCCGGACAGCACCGACGCCGACCGCCTCGTCGAGCTGTTCGCGGGGCTGCCGAGCAACGCGAGTTGGCTCGCAATCGGCCGCAAACCCCCGGCTGAGACGGCGCTCGCGGAGTACACCGCGACGACGATTCGGGTTGAGCCCTATCGACGCCAAGTGCTCGTGGACGTGTTGATGACGCGCGCGTCGGAGGGGCTCGCCCAGCAGGCGCTCACGCACGAACTCGCGCGCCGCATCGCGGACTGGGCCGACGGGAACGCCCACGACGCGCTCGCTGCGCTGTTCGTCGCAACCGACCGCGCGAACCGCGCCGACCACGACCGGCTCACGCCCGCGGACGTCGACGCGGCGATAGCGGAGGTGCCCGAGCCGTCGGCCTCGCTGGGGCGCGTGCTCGCGCTCCCCGAGAACAAGCAGCTCGTGCTCCGGGAGCTGGTCGACCTCGACGCCGACGACCGCGACTCCGTGACCGCGACGACGGACGCAATCAGCGCCGCCGTCGACCTCTCGGCGGGGACGGTCAAGCGTTACCTCTACGAGCTGGCCGAGAGCGGCGTCGTTGAGCGCGTGCAAGCCGAACAGCGCGCGGGAAAGGGACGACCGCCGAGCCGCGTGGAACTGCGGTTCCCGCCGACCGCGTTCCGCCGGCTGTACGACCTCCGGCAGTAGCCCACACGATGACAGAACCTATCGAACCCGGCGACCGCGTGCGCCTCGCGTACGTCGGCCGCTTCGAGAACGGGAGCGTGTTCGCGACCTCGGACCCCGAGGTCGCCGCCGAACACGGATTACTGGAGGCACAGGGCAAGGAACGCGGGGAGTTCGAGCCGCTGTCGTTCACCGTCGGCCGCGGAGACGTCATCGAGGGAATCGACGACGCGGTCGTCGGGATGAGCGCCAACGAGGAAGCCGAAGTGACGGTCCCGCCGGAGGCGGCGTACGGCGAGCACGACCCGGAGCGCGTGCGCGAGTACGACCCCGGGACGTTCGAGGGGATGGTCGGGCAATCGCCGGCGGTCGGGCTCCACGTCGAAGCGGAGAACGGCCTCCACGGGGACGTGACCGTCGTCACCGACGAGCACGTCGCGGTGGACTTCAACCACGAACTCGCGGGGAAGACGCTGGTTTTCGACGTGCGCGTGCTCGCCGTCGACTGAGTACTCGACCGCGCGACGCTCGCTTTCCGACTGTTTATCGTGCTCGCGGGCGGTCTACTGGTATGGGCATCGAGGCGGCCGGGACCGTCCTGAAAGTCAGCCACCAGCACGGCACGGACACGACGAGCTCGTTCGATGTCGAGCGGCTGCCCGCGGTAGACGCGGCGGCGTACGGCGCGGTCTACGAATCCCGGAGCGTCGACCTCGACGCACCGCCCGCGGACGCGAACGTGACAGTCACAGTGCAGAGCGCCGCGGGCTCGTACTCGGTGCCGTGCCGCATCGTCCGCGAGCTGCGCCGCGTCGACCCCTGGGACCGCGACGTCTGCGTTCGCATCCCGCGGGACAGCAACACGCCGTTCGACGACGCGCGGTTCCGTACGATTCTCGAAGCCGGCACCGATTGACGAGCCCAATCAGTCCAGTGCTGCCCCGCAGTCCGGGCACTCCTCGTCGACGACGGTCACCTGCGCGTCGCAGTGCGGACAGAACTCCAGCCAGCACGCGCGGTCTCCCATGTGCTCGCGTACCACGGCCACGGCCTTTAGTCCTGCTCGTGGATGGTCTCGTGGAACGCGACGACGAGCGCGGGCACGACGACCATGAAGATGTGCTCCTCGACGGGGATGCCGAGGACGTCCACGCCGGTGCGGAGTTGGATGGCGAACACGCCGATGGTGAGGGTGTACCAGTCCCAAATGTAGGCGATTGGGTAGAGCGCGGCGACGGTGACGCCGGCGCGGCGGAGCGCGTCCGCGCGGTAGAGGAAAACGAACGCAAGCACGCCGAACGCGACCTCCGACGCGAGGTACGTGTACGTGCCGAAGACGGCACCGATGTCCGGAATGCTCACAAGTAACACGGGTCACAGTATGTGCTCCAGTGGCAAAACTCTGGGAGGGAGTCCGGGGTTCTGGAAGCCGCAACAAAGTTGAAGGCGCTGGTCCGCGACGTTCCACTCGAACGCCCATGGATATCTCTGACATCGCTACGAACGACTACATCGAAGTCGAAGCCGAACAACGGTTGGGGAAGGCTCGCTCTATCTTCGAGGGGGAGAACCCGAAAGGCATCATCGTCACCGAAGCCGGCCAGTACGAGGGCGTGCTCACGGAGCGCAAGCTACTCGGTTCGCACATCGAAGACGACACGCGCATCGCCGGGCTCACGATGCCCGCGCCGAAAATCGACCGAACCGAGGACATCCGCGACACCGCGCGCATGCTCGTCGAGGGTGGCACGAAAATCGCACCCGTCTTCGAGGCCGGCGACCTCTGGGGCATCGTCACTGAGGACGCCATCCTCGAAGCCGTTCTCGACAGCCTCGACGCGCTCACGGTCGGCCAAATCTTCAGCGAGAACGTCGTCACCATCGAGGAGGACGACAACATGGGCACCGTCATCAACCGCCTCCGCGAGCACGGCATCTCGCGGCTGCCGGTCGCCGACGAGGACGGCTTCCTCACCGGCGTCGTCACCGTCCACGACGTCGTCGACTTCGTGGTCCGGGACATCTCCAAGACCACGCGCGGCGACCGCAGCGGCGAAGTCGAACGCATGCTCGACCTCCCGGTCTACGACGTGATGTCCAGCCCCGTCGAGACGGTCTCCGTCGAGGACTCCGTCCAGGACGCGGTCGAGACGATGCTCGACAACGACTACTCCGGCCTCGTCGTCACGCCCGCCGACGACGACCGCGTCGTCGGCGGCGTGCTCACCAAGACGGACGTGCTACGCGCGCTCTCCTACACCGAGGAGGACCGCATGGACGTCCAGATTACGAACATCGAACTGCTGGACGCGCTCTCCCGCCAGGAGATTCAGGAGCGCATCGAGGAGGTCGCGAACAAGTACAGCGACATGAACGTCCACCACGCGCACGTGCGCCTCCACAAGCACAAGGAGAAGCTCCGCGGCACCCCGCTCATCATGTGCCAGCTCCGCCTCCGAACCAACAAGGGGCAGATGGCGGGCACCGGCGAGGGTTACGGCGCGGACAACGCCTTCTACATGGCGCTCGACCTCCTCGAGCGCAACGTCCTCGAACACAAGGGCGTCGAGCGCGACGAGGAGTACAAGGGCCAGCTCCTCCGCAAACTCAACCAACTGTAGACTACGGCCGACACGCCGCTCTCGCTCCCGTTCTCGCTTCTCGTTGGACGTCGCGTAGCCGACCGGAGTGCTATGTAGACCTATTAGAACAATTTTACTCGGCGTGCCCCGACCCTCGATTCGAGACACCATGCCACAGTCCGAGTCAGGCGCGGGGCGCGCCGGCGACGTGCACGAGGAGTACGTGTTGGGCGTTCGAATTCTGGAAACGAACGGCGACGGGGTACAGTATCGTTTCGACGCGCCCGACCACGCGACCGTCGAATTCGAGGACGCCGCTGCCGCGGAGTTGTACGCCGACGTCTACTTCGACGTGAACGGGTTCGTCGAGGACGGCACCGGCGAGCGCGGCGTGCCGCCCGCGGTGGTGCAGGGCGGCACGGACACGCTCGCGGCGTACCTGGTCGCGCAGTCCGGGATGAACGTCAACTGGGTCGCGTCGTTCTGCGGGCGGAAGCCGGGACAAGTCGAGCAGTACCTCTCGGCAGTCCAGTCGCGGGCAGCGGAAATCCGGCACGGCGTGTCCGAGCGCGACGTGGCGCAGTAGGCCGCGGTGGTCGGGTCGTCACGGAGAGGAAGTGGGGTCCAAGGAGGTTCGTCCGGGTTCGTACTGCTACGTACCCGTTCTTCGTTTATGACCCGTATATATCGAAATTATAAGCGCTTTTTCAGTCGTTTACCGACTCACTCGACGCCGCATGGTAGACATCAATCGACGAACGTTACTGAAGTCGTCAGTGGCGGCGGCGCTGGGCGCGAGCATCGTGGGGACAGCAACGGCGGACGACGGGAACACGGCGGGCGCGCCGATGGTGGACGGCGACCTCAAGCGGTTCGCGACGACGGCGTTCGGCGCGGAAGTGACGGGGCCGTTCGTCGTCGGGAACGGGACGCTCATCTTCAGCCTGCAGCACCCGCTCGACCCCGACGAGGCGGCGGAGACACCGGCCGTGGTGAACGACGAGCGGTTCCAGGACGGCGGCATCGGCTACGTCAGGGGCTTCCAGTTCGAGGACGGTGCGGACAACGAGGAGTTCACCGAGCTGTCGACGCCGACGACCGCCGACGAGCAGGGGCGCGTGCGGACGGCGGGCGGGGAGTATCGGCTGCTAGCGCGGGAGAAACAGCCCATAGCCGGCGGCGATGAACGGCTCGGCGTCCCGAAGACGCCCGATGGGACGCCCGTCGACGAACTCTCGGGGTCGCAGTACTCCCAGTTCGGGAACGACCCCGACATGAACCAGTTCGTCGCGACGCCGGACGGCGAGTACGACGGCTACCTGTTCACGAACTTCGAGCAGACGCCGGGCACGCTCACGCGGATTCCGCTCGACGTCGCCGACGACGGGAGCCTCGCGGCGGACCTCGACGCCAGCACGAACCTCGCAAACACGGACAACTACCGGGCGGTCGGGGGCACGAAAATCAACTGCTACGGCGACCTGAGTCCGTGGGGGACGCCGCTCTCGGCGGAGGAAGAGTACGCCCATCCGCGCGTGTCGCTGTCCGCGACGGTCAGCGACATGGTCGAGAATGGGGGCGTGGGCCGGCGCGGCGGCGCGGCGTTCTGGAATCGCCCGAACCCCACCGGGATTTCGGGGCTGGTCGGCGAGTACTACGACACCGGCTGGTACCCGCAGGGGACGTTCGGGCTCGCCGGCACCGAACTGCTGGCGTACTACCTCGGTGCCGAGCGCCGCGACCAGACCGCCGACGGGAACGGACCCGCCCCGATTGGCGGGCGCTACCCGAACCGCTACGACTACGGCTACATCGTGGACTTCCGGAATCCGGACGCCGACGACCCCGCCGACGTCGAACCGGTGAAGTACTACGTGATGGGGCGGGCCGCGTGGGAGGCTCCCGACATCCAGCGCGACCAGCGGACGGCGTACCTCACCTCGGACGGGTCGAACAAGGGCATCTACAAGTTCGTCGCGGACCGCCCGATTCCGAGCTACCGCGACCCGATGGACGTCGCGGGGACGCTGTACGCGCCGCTGGTCACGAACAAGGCGGCCGCACGGGACAAACCGCCTGCGGAGGTGTCGCTGGACATCGAGTGGCTGGAACTCGGGCACGCGACCAACCGCGAGGTCGAGTCGTGGATTGCCGACTACGAGTACGTGACGCAGGTCGACTACCTCGAAACCCACGCCGAGACAGACTGGCGGGAGGACTTCGGGGCGGCGCTCGAAGAGGCCGACCGCGCGGTCGTCGAGAACGGCAACCGCGACTACATCACCGACGAGGAGATTCTGGAGTGGGCCCGACAGTACGAGGCCCGCGGCCCGAGCGAGGTCGACGAGGACCTGCGGCGGGTGCCGTTCCTCGAAACGCGGGCGGCCGCCAAGGAACTCGGCGCGACCATCGAGTTCCGGAAGGCCGAGGGCATCGACAGCGTCGACGACGCGACCCCCGGTGACTACGTCTACGTCGGGCTCTCGGAGGTCAACGACGGGTTCGTCGACGACGAGGGCAAGGTTCGGACCCAGCGCGTGGACGGCGGAATGGTCTACCGCGCCGAGCTGGAGTCCGACTACAACATCTCGACGCTGGAGCCGGTGCTCGTGGGGCCGGACGCCACGGACGCCAGCGACGTCGCGGACGACTCGCTGCTGAACGTCGACAACGTTTGGGTGATGGACGACGGGCGCGTGCTCTGCTGCGAGGACGCCGACCAGTTCAGCCGCTCGTACCCCAACGACTGCATGTACGTCTTCGACCCTGCCGACCGGCAGTCGGGCGGTGACGACAATCCCGGCCGCGGACGCGGGAACGACGAGTCGAACCCGGGCCGGGGCCGCGGTCCGGACGGCGACCGCGAGGACGAAGACGAGAACGAAGAAGACGACGAGTGAGGCACCTTCGGGCGAGCGTCGCCGCGCCCGCCCGCGCTGTTCTTATCGCTGTTCGACGCCCTCGATGCCGGTGTCGGTGATTTTGAAGCGCGTATGCTCGCCCTCGGGCTTCGAGCGGTGTTTTTCGAGAGTGGCGCGGCGGTTGCCGCCGCGGAACCGGTCGACGCGCATCACGACGCCCGTCCAGTGGTTGAGCGTGTGGCCGCCGAGCGGGCGGACGCGGTCGCTGTCGCTGTCGACGTCCGTGAACACCTGGTTCGTGACGACGACCGCGAGGTCGTGTTTGCGCGCCAGCGAGAGCAGGTGCGTAATCTGGTCGGCGACCCGGCGGAGCGCGTCGCCGCCGTCGTCGGCGTCGCGTTCGAGGCGGTAGAAGCCCGTCGCGGAGTCGAGAATGATGAGGTCCGCGCGCTCCGCGAAGTCCGCGGCGTCCCGGACGGCTTCGGCCTGCTCCTCGAAGTCGTGGGCGTCGGAGAGAATAATGCGACTGGAAGCGTCCTCGGGGTCGTCGGCGCGCGCGGTCAGCAGTTGGTCGAAGCGCTCGACGGAGAGCCCCTCGGTGTCGATGTAGACCGCCGTGCCGCCGTCGGCAGCGACCTCGACGGCGGTCGAGAGCGCGACGTTCGTCTTGCCCGCGCCCGGGGGCCCGTAGACCTGCGTGACGGTGCCGCGTTCGACGCCCCCGCCGAGCAGGTCGTCGAGGCCGGCACAGCCCGTCGAGATGTGGGTGTCGTCGCTCACTACCGCTCAGTTGGTCGCTCCCGGGCAAAAGACCCCCGGTGTGTCGGCTGTGCGAGGACACGGCGCGGGCAAGCGTTTTGCTGTCGGCGGCCGCACGTGCGGTCGTGATAGTCGTCGCGACGACGGACTTCGAAGTGTACCACGAGGTCGTCGAGGAGCTGCGGGACCGCGACGTGGCGTTCACGACGGTCGAGCCCGGCGAGCCGCTGCCCGAGACGACGGCCGTCGTCATCACGGCCGGCGAGGATATCGAGGCGGCGGCTCCGGTCGTAGTCGCGGACGCCGAGCGCGCGCGACAGACCATCGAGGAGGCGCTCGTCTACCTGCGGGGCGGCGAGGGCCGGACCGTCGTCGGCGTCGACCCGGGGACGCGCCCCGGTATCGCGGTGTTGCGCGGCGGGATGGTCGTTTCCGCATTTCAAGTGCCAATCGAGCGGGCGGCCGAAGTGGTGAGCGAGGAGGTCGCCGAGGAGGACGACGCCGTGGTGCGCGTGGGGGACGGCGCGCGGTTGGAGGGTGCGCGCATCATCGACGGCCTCGACGAGGTGCGCGTGGAACTCGTCGACGAGACGGGAACGACGCCGTTCCTCGGGCCGGGCGCACGCGGCATGGGCGACGTGCTCGCGGCGGCGAACATCGCGCTGATGGCGGGCGAGGAAATCGAGGGCCGGACCATCGAGCCCACGGAGGGCGAAATTCAGGTCATCAAGAGCCGGTCGCGGGAGGAAAGCGAGCAGAACCGGACCATCACGGAGGAACTCGCGCGGAAGGTCGCGCGCGGCGAACTCACACTCGACGAAGCGCTGGAGGCGCACCGCGAGGAGTGACCAGGGGCACGCGGAGTGGCGTATTCGAGTGACGGGGTCGCGGCAGAACGGGCAGGAGACAGCACGCCTTTCTGCCCTCGCGTGTTAGTAGTTGACAGCCACGGTGGGGTGTGGCGGAAAGTACTTCCGTTACGACGCCGGATTCGCACACATCCGCCGTAGCCTCCAATCATGAACGAAGTCCAACTTGAGGTGGCGAAAGCCTACCCGAACGACTCGGGCAGGGGTATCGCTCGCCTCGACCCCGACACGCTCCTGCACCTGAAGCTCAGTCCGGGAGACATCATCGAGATCGAGGGTGCCGAGACGACCGCCGCGAAGGTCTGGCGCGCCGACCGGCAGGACTGGAACACCGACACCATCCGCATCGACGGGTTCACCCGGCAGAACGCCGACGTCGGCATCGGCGAACGCGTCAAAATCCGCAAAGCCGACGCCCAGAAGGCCGACCGGCTCGTGCTCGCACCGCCGGAGGACGCCAGCGTCCAGTTCGGCAGCGACGCCGCCGGCATGGTGAAACGCCAGATTCTCAAGCGCCCCGTCGTCTCACGGGACATCGTGCCGGTGATGTCGAGCACGAACCACCCGTTCATGCGCTCGCCGGGGCAGGCCATCCCGCTCATCGCCGTCGAAACCGAGCCGGAGGGCGTCTGCCTCATCACGGAGGACACGGACGTCGAACTCCGCGAGGAGCCCATCAGCGGCTTCGAGCGCACGGGCGGCGGCATCACCTACGAGGACATCGGCGGCCTCGAAAGCGAGATTCAGCGCGTCCGGGAGATGGTCGAACTCCCGATGAAACACCCCCAGATCTTCCAGAAGCTCGGCATCGAGCCGCCCCAGGGGGTGTTGCTGCACGGGCCGCCGGGCACCGGG encodes the following:
- a CDS encoding CBS domain-containing protein, whose protein sequence is MDISDIATNDYIEVEAEQRLGKARSIFEGENPKGIIVTEAGQYEGVLTERKLLGSHIEDDTRIAGLTMPAPKIDRTEDIRDTARMLVEGGTKIAPVFEAGDLWGIVTEDAILEAVLDSLDALTVGQIFSENVVTIEEDDNMGTVINRLREHGISRLPVADEDGFLTGVVTVHDVVDFVVRDISKTTRGDRSGEVERMLDLPVYDVMSSPVETVSVEDSVQDAVETMLDNDYSGLVVTPADDDRVVGGVLTKTDVLRALSYTEEDRMDVQITNIELLDALSRQEIQERIEEVANKYSDMNVHHAHVRLHKHKEKLRGTPLIMCQLRLRTNKGQMAGTGEGYGADNAFYMALDLLERNVLEHKGVERDEEYKGQLLRKLNQL
- a CDS encoding lycopene cyclase domain-containing protein, whose protein sequence is MLLVSIPDIGAVFGTYTYLASEVAFGVLAFVFLYRADALRRAGVTVAALYPIAYIWDWYTLTIGVFAIQLRTGVDVLGIPVEEHIFMVVVPALVVAFHETIHEQD
- a CDS encoding Cdc6/Cdc18 family protein, with the translated sequence MDIDARIKRRQRRDEGPRLVQDYEALAPVTHLDEPSDRGPVLERLLDHLDPVFDSRLPPNAYVHGPCGSGKTAVVTALFGHLERLSTQTQSVIYTSTRAGSPTTPGFVYVDARETNSEFAFYHHVLDALVDERVPEHGIGTEEIRDRLHERVGQSRGGVVVGVDHVGAPDSTDADRLVELFAGLPSNASWLAIGRKPPAETALAEYTATTIRVEPYRRQVLVDVLMTRASEGLAQQALTHELARRIADWADGNAHDALAALFVATDRANRADHDRLTPADVDAAIAEVPEPSASLGRVLALPENKQLVLRELVDLDADDRDSVTATTDAISAAVDLSAGTVKRYLYELAESGVVERVQAEQRAGKGRPPSRVELRFPPTAFRRLYDLRQ
- the radB gene encoding DNA repair and recombination protein RadB, which encodes MSDDTHISTGCAGLDDLLGGGVERGTVTQVYGPPGAGKTNVALSTAVEVAADGGTAVYIDTEGLSVERFDQLLTARADDPEDASSRIILSDAHDFEEQAEAVRDAADFAERADLIILDSATGFYRLERDADDGGDALRRVADQITHLLSLARKHDLAVVVTNQVFTDVDSDSDRVRPLGGHTLNHWTGVVMRVDRFRGGNRRATLEKHRSKPEGEHTRFKITDTGIEGVEQR
- a CDS encoding zinc-ribbon domain-containing protein, whose protein sequence is MGDRACWLEFCPHCDAQVTVVDEECPDCGAALD
- a CDS encoding FKBP-type peptidyl-prolyl cis-trans isomerase — translated: MTEPIEPGDRVRLAYVGRFENGSVFATSDPEVAAEHGLLEAQGKERGEFEPLSFTVGRGDVIEGIDDAVVGMSANEEAEVTVPPEAAYGEHDPERVREYDPGTFEGMVGQSPAVGLHVEAENGLHGDVTVVTDEHVAVDFNHELAGKTLVFDVRVLAVD
- a CDS encoding alkaline phosphatase PhoX; the encoded protein is MVDINRRTLLKSSVAAALGASIVGTATADDGNTAGAPMVDGDLKRFATTAFGAEVTGPFVVGNGTLIFSLQHPLDPDEAAETPAVVNDERFQDGGIGYVRGFQFEDGADNEEFTELSTPTTADEQGRVRTAGGEYRLLAREKQPIAGGDERLGVPKTPDGTPVDELSGSQYSQFGNDPDMNQFVATPDGEYDGYLFTNFEQTPGTLTRIPLDVADDGSLAADLDASTNLANTDNYRAVGGTKINCYGDLSPWGTPLSAEEEYAHPRVSLSATVSDMVENGGVGRRGGAAFWNRPNPTGISGLVGEYYDTGWYPQGTFGLAGTELLAYYLGAERRDQTADGNGPAPIGGRYPNRYDYGYIVDFRNPDADDPADVEPVKYYVMGRAAWEAPDIQRDQRTAYLTSDGSNKGIYKFVADRPIPSYRDPMDVAGTLYAPLVTNKAAARDKPPAEVSLDIEWLELGHATNREVESWIADYEYVTQVDYLETHAETDWREDFGAALEEADRAVVENGNRDYITDEEILEWARQYEARGPSEVDEDLRRVPFLETRAAAKELGATIEFRKAEGIDSVDDATPGDYVYVGLSEVNDGFVDDEGKVRTQRVDGGMVYRAELESDYNISTLEPVLVGPDATDASDVADDSLLNVDNVWVMDDGRVLCCEDADQFSRSYPNDCMYVFDPADRQSGGDDNPGRGRGNDESNPGRGRGPDGDREDEDENEEDDE
- the glpK gene encoding glycerol kinase GlpK, translated to MPDTYVGSIDQGTTGTRFMVFDHSGQVVANAYEQHEQHYPEPGWVEHDPVEIWENTKAVVTEGLDAAGLDASQLEGLGITNQRETTVVWDAASGKPIHNALVWQDRRTTDRVEELEANGTVEEIRAKTGLEADAYFSATKTEWILDNAEPLKLQTSRTQNLRDRAREGELLMGTIDAWLIYNLTGNHITDVSNASRTMLYNIRDLEWDDDLLDEFDVPAEMLPEVRPSSDEDLYGHTDPDGFLGAEVPVAGALGDQQAALFGQTCFDEGDAKNTYGTGSFYLMNTGNEAVESDHGLLTTIGFQRSGEPVQYALEGSIFVTGAAIEWLEDVDLINNAAQTAELARSAESTDGVYMVPAFTGLGAPHWDGRARGTIVGMTRGTEKRHIVRATLESIAYQTRDIAEAMEADSGVETTSLRVDGGAVKNNFLCQLQSDIIQTNIVRPEVDETTALGSAYAAGLAVGYWDDVDELRSNWQVDRQFEPEMEEAKADKMYGRWDDAVDRSLDWAQED